GGGCGATATTTCTTCTCTTCATTAATGGTGAGAAGCAGGAGAGGATCAAGCGTATTGCCCTTGCGATCGCCATAGCGGATTTTATAATTTCACTGCCCCTGTTCTTCTTATTCAAATCAGATACATCTGAATTTCAATTTGTAAGAGATGTACCATGGATAAAAGAATTTGGAATAAATTATCATGTAGGTATTGACGGTATAAGCCTTTTTTTGTTCCTGTTGACAAGTTTCCTTACGATGATTTGCATACTGGCTTCGTGGAATGTAAAAAACAGGATAAAAGAGTATATGATCGCAATGCTTATTCTTGAGACAGGGATGCTGGGAGTATTCATCTCTCTTGACCTCTTTCTCTTTTACGTATTCTGGGAACTAATGCTGATCCCGATGTATCTGTTAATTGGTGTCTGGGGAGGCCCGCGAAGGATTTATGCTACAATAAAGTTTTTCGTCTATACAATGGCGGGTAGTGTTTTGATGCTGGTTGCCATATTGGTCCTTTATTTCAAATATCACAACGCAACAGGTGAATACACATTTGACCTGTTGAAAATATACAACCTTGACATTCCCATGGGGGCCCAATTCTGGCTCTTTCTTGCATTCTTTTTCGCGTTTGCGATAAAGGTACCGATGTTTCCGTTTCATACATGGTTGCCTGATGCTCATGTAGAGGCCCCAACAGCCGGCAGTGTTATACTGGCCGGTGTATTGTTGAAGATGGGGACTTATGGATTTATCCGTTTCAGTTTACCGATGTTTCCTTATGCAAGTCATCAGTTTGTACCTCTTATTGGCTGGCTGGCTGTTGCCGGTATTATTTATGGAGCGCTTGTAGCTATGGTACAGGAAGATCTCAAGAAGCTGGTCGCGTACTCAAGTGTCAGCCATCTTGGCTATGTAATACTGGGTATATTTGTGTTTAATGTCCAGGGAATGCAAGGTGCGATCCTTCAGATGATAAACCATGGCTTGAGTACAGGCGGATTGTTCCTGGCTGTTGGTATGTTATATGAAAGGAGACATACAAGGATGATTGCCGACTATGGCGGTGTTACGAAGAAAATGCCGATGTTCGCGGTCTTCTTTCTGATTATGACATTGTCATCTATCGGGCTGCCAGGGTTAAATGGTTTTGTAGGTGAATTCCTGGTATTACTTGGGACATTTAAGTCAAACGTGTACCTGGCAATTTTTGCGACAACCGGAGTAATTCTTTCAGCATGCTACATGCTCTGGATGTTCCAGAGGGTCATGTTCAATAAAATTACCAACCCGGAAAATGAGAAACTGAAAGATATTAACAAACGTGAATGGGCGCTGTTTTTGCCGATAACGATCCTTGTCTTCTGGATTGGTATTTACCCAAAACCCCTATTGTCACGAATGGATGCATCCGTAAATCATCTCTTAACACAGGTGGATGAAAAATATAAAATGATGTTGAATAGGTCGGGAAAGAGTGAAGATGGACTTGTAGTTAGTGAAAGTAAGAGTACGGATTATATAAAAAGTGAAGGCGTGATGAGTGGGCCTTCATATAACCATGTTAATGAGGTTGATTAGTCTATGGAAATAGTTATTCCTCCATTTGATTTAAAAAGTATAGCGCCCATCGTGATAATTTCTATCGCGGCGATATTAATACTTATTGCCGATGTCTTCTGCAGGAAGGTTTTCAAGGATAGTTTAGGATACATAAGTTTTCTCGTAGTTGCTGTTACGGGAGTCATTGCCTATGCACAGACAGGACAAAACGTATACTCATTCAGTGACATGTTTGTCGTAGATAACTTTTCAGTATTCTTCAATCTGGTATTCCTGTTCAGTACGTCTATTGTAATTCTCATGTCTGACAATTATATAAAACAGGAGGGGGTGAATTATGGTGAATACTACACGCTATTACTGTTTGCCACTGTTGGAATGATGCTGATGGCGGGTGCGTCTGACCTGCTCACGGTTTTTCTCGGGCTTGAAATAATGTCAATTTCGCTTTATGTACTGGCCGGTTTCACGCGGGACAAAGTACGTTCAAACGAAGCTTCTTTAAAATACTTTCTGCTTGGGGCGTTTGTAACAGGATTCCTTCTTTATGGTATCGCCTTGTTATACGGAGCGACCGGTACAACCAACCTGAAGGAAATTGCCGCATACATTTCTGAAAATTCCGGATTTTCAAACCCAATGATTATTGCCGGTGCCTCGCTGCTTATAGTTGGTTTTGGATTTAAGATTGCGTGTGTACCTTTTCATAAATGGTCTCCTGACGTTTACGAAGGTTCGCCAACACCGGTTACCGCTTTTATGTCGGTTGGGCCGAAGGCAGCCGCTTTTGCCATTTTTCTGAGAGTCTTTTTCGTGGCCCTGCCAGATCTCGAACAGAAGTGGTCAATAATTCTGTGGGTCCTGGCCGTCCTTACCATGACAGTGGGAAATCTGGTAGCCATTTCACAGACAAATATAAAAAGGATGTTGGCATACTCAAGCATCGCGCATGCGGGGTACGCGCTTGTTGCGATTATTGTTGGAGGTGATTACGGGATTGCTGGCCTGCTGTTCTATATGCTTGCGTATACATTTATGAACCTGGGTGCATTTGCTGTGATCATTGTGCTCGGTAGAAAAGGAGAGGAGAACGCCAATATTGAAGACTTTAGCGGTCTCGGTCAGAAACATCCTCTGCTGGCGGTAGTAATGTCCATATTCATGTTCTCCCTGGCAGGCATACCGCCATTAATAGGGTTTATGGGAAAATTCTACATCTTCAGTGCTGCTATTAAATCTGGATTTCTCATACTGGCGATTATTGGTGTAATCAACAGTGTGATATCCGTTTACTACTATTTAAGAGTTACCGTTGTAATCTATATGAAAAACCCTGAACGAGAATTCACGCCGCTTTCACTTTCACCATTCATCATCTTTGCTATCCTGGTTACCGTCTTCGGCACAATATTTTTCGGTATTTTCCCCTCAAAGATAATCGCGTTCGCCCAGAAGTCTGCTGTTTTGTTTTAACATATCCTCGTGCTAATTTGTGAAATTAGTGTCTAAAGCCTTCTTTGTCAATCTCTTTTTTCTTAACATAAAAAAACTGTATGATTATTATCACCTTTTTCTCAATTCAACATACATAAAACTATTCCGCACACAGGATGGAGTGGAGAGCTATTCTATACTAGATGTTTAAGTTAAAAAAGGATTTAGACACATGAAACGTCTTGCCTGAAACCATTTTACTCGAATCATAACCTAAGTTCGACAAACAATTCTAAGAAAAGAGTGTAAAGTCGACTGAATCAAATAAAAACAAGTTGTAATTTAATTTTATTGTTTACCCAGTCACAGTGATGTGTAGTACTTGCTCTTGGAAATAAATTGCTCTGCTTGCCAAAGTCGCCCCCCATTGCGATAATCAGTATCATTATGTTTATTCGCGAAAAGACAAAAAAGTCCAGGGGCAAAAAGATATATATTTGACATCAGCTGATAGAATCAGTTCGCACCACAGCAGGCCCGAGACAGCAAATAGTTTTAAATCCTGGATAGCTTCAGCTACCTGAAGATAAATGGAAAGAGCTTGCCAATTGTATTGAAGAATTGTTAACCAATTAAAGACGTTGCAGTAAAAGAAAACACTCAATATGAGCAAGGAGCAATAGAACGAGAGTTGTCGAATCGTGCGAAGGAGATATTTTCTCTAAAAGAGATAGAAATTTTATATGATTTAACGAATACCTATTTCGAAGGAAGCAAGAGGGGTAGTATAATAGCCAAGCATTACAAGTCAAAGGAGAAACAGGAAGCAGACGGACGGTAAAGTGACTGATAATCAATTTGAAAAAAATGAGCAATGCGCACAAATGAGGCATCGCTTGGTACCTATGTGTTACGGACAAACCGTCCTGATCTTTGTTCTGAGGAGATATCCAGCATTCATAGATCTCTGACAACACGAGTAGATAGTTTTAGAAACATGAAAGGCAATCTGGGTTTGCGTCCAAACGTTCATCATGCCGATATCCCAACTCTTGCCCATGTACATATCGCAGTATTGGCTTATCATATGCTTACAGGCATATTAAAAAAATTACGAACAGCGGATGTTCATTATAATTGGAATACGATTCGTAATATTCTTGCAACACATGTAAGGGTAACAACCAATATGAACACAGAGGATGGACACGTTATTGACGTCAGAACATACACAACCAACAGAAAAGCAGCATATGATTTACAAAAAGCTACATATTAAACATACACCTTTAGGAAGGAAATACATGAAATCATCTGTTAAAATGCAAAGATGTAGTGCCGAAAATTGAGACACGGAAAACTTAATTACCTGTAATTATGAGAGCTGAAAATTTTATTTGTTGAACTTCGGCTAATAACCGTTCTCCTTTATGAACAGCTTAAACAGTTTAAACAATTTCTTTACAATTTTTACATGGAGGTAATACAATGTCTGCTAAATATTTCGAAGATTTAGAAGCCTGGAAACTGTCAAGAAAATTGACAAATCAGATTTATAAGATAAGTAATGATGGCAGATTTGCCAGAGACTACGGTCTACGTGATCAGATAAGGAGGGCCGCGGTTTCAATCATGTCAAACATTGCTGAAGGATATGAAAGAAACGGTAATCAGGAATTTATTCAATTTCTCTCAATAGCAAAAGCATCATGTGGCGAAGTAAGATCACAACTATACGTCGCTATGGACCAATCCTATATCATCAAAACAAAGAGTGAGCAATTAATTGATGAATGCAGGAAACTTTCAATCATGATAAATAACTTTATTGAGTACCTGAAAGGAAGTAAATATAAAGGTACTAAATACAAGATACCAGAGCAGAAAACCACAAAAGAAAAACTGGATGAAATGGTAAAACAGATTAAAGCAAAGTCTAAGTAAATTGTATAAACAGTGTAAACGGCTAGAACAGATTAAAAAGTTTAATCCGTTTAAACCGCTTAAACCGTTTAATCGGATTAAACGGTTTGAACGGCTTTTTATATTTCCATTTAGCCCTGAGGATCTGAACAAGTGTAGTAGAGAAAATACGGGAAAAATAGTCTTAAAAGCAATTGTTTCAATAATCAACATAGTGTTTAAAAAGGTAACACAATGATGGAAGTAAAAAAATATTGTGTTAATTCTGTGTTATTTTAAAAAATTAAAATCAGCTTAAGGCTGAGGTGATTAACCTGGCCCGGTCGGAACTGATTCATCCGGGCAGGAGGGGAAACTCTTTCTGCAAAAACTCTGTTTTTTTTGAAGGCCGGTTTTCTTATCCAACACGAATATTGAAACTGATACTATTAAAATTAACAATTGGCAACAATTTTGCAAATCAAAGAGAATCTTACAAAATCCTAAATTACGACCTGCATAATTCTAAAACTAAAGCTCGATGAAATTTAAAGTCACCTGATAAGAAACACGACATGTTTTATCAGACAGAAATACGACGCAGTAATTTTCGTCGATGGCTTAACTTGAATATCATGAAATTGAAAATATCTCTTATTTCGGACAAAGAAGTTGTTCTACCAAAAGAGTTTAACTACATAACCCAGGCTCTGATTTATCAGCTTATTGACAAAGTGCCTGCCCAATGGCTGCATGAAGATGGTTTTAAAGTAGAAAAACGATCTTTCAAACTATTTGTATTCTCATCAATTCTTGAAAAAGCTAAATATTATAAGCAAAAGGTGATTTTTACCTTTCCTCACGCAATCAGTTTTTACATTTCTTCCCCTGTTTCCTGGATTCTTGAGCAGGTGGCAAAGAATACGGTTTTCCCTGCCCGACATCTTTCTGGTGGGAGCGAGAGGATAATGTTTGGTCAGAACAAAATGAGTATTTCATCAGTTGAAATCATAAAGAATGATGAAATAACAGAAAACAAGATAAGGATCAACGCTCTGACTCCTATAGAAATCCATTCAACTCTTCTGAAAGGAGACGGCAGTAAAAAAACCTACTACTACTCTCCATCAGAAACAGAGTACAGCGAATTAATAAGCGAAAATCTCAGAAAGAAATGGGAAGCATATTACAAAGAAAATTGTCCATACAATATTACAACCGAACCGGTACAGATTAAATATTGCAGGGAAAGGATAAGGTCTTTCAAAGGCACAGTCATAAAGGGTTGGACAGGCCATTTCTGGATTGAAGGCGAACCGGAGTTCCTGCAGTTTGCATTCGCAGTGGGACTGGGATCGAGGAATAGTAGCGGGTTTGGGTTTATTGAAAAAGTAGAGAGAGCAGGAGTTTAAGTAATTTTTACAGTTCTAACGCTTTTACAACTTGAACAGTTTGAACAATTTAAATCATTTATATATGGCACGAAAGCAGATCACCCGCACTTGTTATTTGCCTTGTGACTGACGACCTTTTTGTTGATGCAAAGTATCTGATTCGAATGACAAAATTGCTTACGTTGAACTGTTCGAACAGTTTGTATTCATTTGCTCCGTTTGAACAGCTTAAACCACTTGAACTGCTTAAACAACTTAACCTGTTTAATTGGCTTGAATGGTTTAAGCTACTTAACCCGTTTAAACAGTTAGTATATTGAAGAGTAAGCACAGATTTGACTCGACGTACACTGAAGAAACTGAGGGCATCCGTCCAGGTAGAATGTCTCGGAAGAAGTCAGCATGTTAAATGGCAGAAGACAAAAAACGGGAATCAGGTTATACCCGATTATATAGGTAATTAGTTGGGTAATAAAAAAATTGATCATGTGTAGATGATATATTGCGTGCAAAGGATTAGGACTTTTAAAAGCCACAATCATAAAGGTCTGGACCGGTCACTTCTAGCTGGAAAGAAAACCGGAGTTACTACAATTTGCGATTACGGCTGGATTGAGATCGAGGAATAGCAGCGGGTTTGGGTTTGTTGAAAAAGTGGAGAAAAGAAAGGGAATAAAAGAATGCTGAAAGAGATTGTTGAGTTTTCTACGAAATTAGAAGATGCCGGGATTTATGAAATGGTTAACGAAGAAGAGAAGAAACTTGATAAACCTGTTATGGTTATTCCGGTCACCGATGATCTGAAAGAAATTAAAACGGATGATATATATTTTGTTTTTAAAGACATAAAAGATGGGGCGGTTGAAAACGGAGTTACTGTAAAAAAGCAATATGTCATTTTAGATGGAAAGAAAGAAAACGAGATCAAATGGGAAATGAAGAATAGCGAAGACAACCCATCAAATTTGAAAAATTGTTCTAATGAAAACGTACAATGGCAGAATATACTAAAGTCGTTATCTATTTATACAAAAAAACCGTCTAATGATCCTAAGGGTAATAAAAGCATAGGGAGTAACAAAGGTACAAATTCATACAGTCTACTTATTTTTGAAGGCAAGTTTGACAGTGGTACATTAAGTAACAGGAAGTTTAAAGGCGACATCTTTAATTGCAAGCAAGGTTTTTCACAAAAACTGGTAGACACATACAGGAAATCAAATATTCTAAAAGGTCTGCCGGCTGATTTAAATGAAGAGTTGAAGGATAATTATTTAAAGTTGTTTAGTTCTGTAGGTTCAGATGCCAATATAACTGACATCTGGAAAAAAATTGATGGATTAAAAAACATGCTATCCGTTTTAGATGAAAAAAAGAATGAGTGGAAATTTCCTGGCAATGCAATGTTTGTTATATTTAAACTTCCTGATATTTTTTATTCACAAGAAAACAATTACAAGATATGGCATGATAAATATCTACAAAAGAAGATATTTAAAGAACAATTGGACAAATATCCACAGGGTGATTGTTGTGCTTGTAATAAAAAAAATATAAGCATTTATATTCCCAATGCATTTCATAATTTGGATCAAGGAAAACCTTTTTTAAAGCATCATGATAGATTTGTCGATTACAACATTGAGGTATGTGAAACATGTTCACTAGACATTTATAAATTTCAGGAATATTTTTTAAACAAACTTAAGGTCACATTGTTCCCTCTGTTTATCAATACAAATGACAGAGAAAATGTCATTAATTTTTTTAAGAAGGAAGGTAAGGTAACGAAAAAAGGATTCAAAGAGATTATTCATGAAGTTTATAAAAACAGTTCAAACGAAGAATTAGACTTTTATCTGATTATTTATAATTGGAATGATAAAATAATCGCCTTTGACTATATTACAGGTTTTAAATTTAAAATGTATGGAGAAATTATATTTTCAATTGAGAGTACGCTTGATAAGTTCTTTTTTAATAAAAAACTTATAAATCACTACTTTTCAGAAATTAAAGAGAAAAAAAAGAAAGGTTCTAAAAAAGAAAGCAAGGTACCAAAAGGT
Above is a genomic segment from Candidatus Scalindua japonica containing:
- a CDS encoding CRISPR-associated endoribonuclease Cas6 — protein: MERKPELLQFAITAGLRSRNSSGFGFVEKVEKRKGIKEC
- a CDS encoding NADH-quinone oxidoreductase subunit N; protein product: MEIVIPPFDLKSIAPIVIISIAAILILIADVFCRKVFKDSLGYISFLVVAVTGVIAYAQTGQNVYSFSDMFVVDNFSVFFNLVFLFSTSIVILMSDNYIKQEGVNYGEYYTLLLFATVGMMLMAGASDLLTVFLGLEIMSISLYVLAGFTRDKVRSNEASLKYFLLGAFVTGFLLYGIALLYGATGTTNLKEIAAYISENSGFSNPMIIAGASLLIVGFGFKIACVPFHKWSPDVYEGSPTPVTAFMSVGPKAAAFAIFLRVFFVALPDLEQKWSIILWVLAVLTMTVGNLVAISQTNIKRMLAYSSIAHAGYALVAIIVGGDYGIAGLLFYMLAYTFMNLGAFAVIIVLGRKGEENANIEDFSGLGQKHPLLAVVMSIFMFSLAGIPPLIGFMGKFYIFSAAIKSGFLILAIIGVINSVISVYYYLRVTVVIYMKNPEREFTPLSLSPFIIFAILVTVFGTIFFGIFPSKIIAFAQKSAVLF
- a CDS encoding NADH-quinone oxidoreductase subunit M, yielding MNCSCPILTIVTFLPLFGAIFLLFINGEKQERIKRIALAIAIADFIISLPLFFLFKSDTSEFQFVRDVPWIKEFGINYHVGIDGISLFLFLLTSFLTMICILASWNVKNRIKEYMIAMLILETGMLGVFISLDLFLFYVFWELMLIPMYLLIGVWGGPRRIYATIKFFVYTMAGSVLMLVAILVLYFKYHNATGEYTFDLLKIYNLDIPMGAQFWLFLAFFFAFAIKVPMFPFHTWLPDAHVEAPTAGSVILAGVLLKMGTYGFIRFSLPMFPYASHQFVPLIGWLAVAGIIYGALVAMVQEDLKKLVAYSSVSHLGYVILGIFVFNVQGMQGAILQMINHGLSTGGLFLAVGMLYERRHTRMIADYGGVTKKMPMFAVFFLIMTLSSIGLPGLNGFVGEFLVLLGTFKSNVYLAIFATTGVILSACYMLWMFQRVMFNKITNPENEKLKDINKREWALFLPITILVFWIGIYPKPLLSRMDASVNHLLTQVDEKYKMMLNRSGKSEDGLVVSESKSTDYIKSEGVMSGPSYNHVNEVD
- the cas6 gene encoding CRISPR-associated endoribonuclease Cas6; translation: MFYQTEIRRSNFRRWLNLNIMKLKISLISDKEVVLPKEFNYITQALIYQLIDKVPAQWLHEDGFKVEKRSFKLFVFSSILEKAKYYKQKVIFTFPHAISFYISSPVSWILEQVAKNTVFPARHLSGGSERIMFGQNKMSISSVEIIKNDEITENKIRINALTPIEIHSTLLKGDGSKKTYYYSPSETEYSELISENLRKKWEAYYKENCPYNITTEPVQIKYCRERIRSFKGTVIKGWTGHFWIEGEPEFLQFAFAVGLGSRNSSGFGFIEKVERAGV
- a CDS encoding four helix bundle protein, producing the protein MSAKYFEDLEAWKLSRKLTNQIYKISNDGRFARDYGLRDQIRRAAVSIMSNIAEGYERNGNQEFIQFLSIAKASCGEVRSQLYVAMDQSYIIKTKSEQLIDECRKLSIMINNFIEYLKGSKYKGTKYKIPEQKTTKEKLDEMVKQIKAKSK